In a single window of the Hydrogenobaculum sp. 3684 genome:
- a CDS encoding rhodanese-like domain-containing protein has translation MSLPSEENICFDKVPSVSAEEAKTLLEKNKDYVLLDVRTKMEYDKWRIEGAKLYSLDTLMKTYKELDKSKKYLIICLSGGRSACATYALRQLGFEAFNIRGGMLEWPYETIGSFDDL, from the coding sequence ATGTCTTTACCTTCTGAAGAAAATATATGTTTTGATAAAGTACCTTCCGTTTCAGCAGAAGAAGCAAAAACGCTTCTGGAAAAAAACAAAGATTACGTACTGTTGGATGTAAGAACAAAAATGGAATATGATAAATGGCGTATAGAAGGGGCTAAACTTTATTCTCTTGATACCTTGATGAAAACTTACAAAGAGCTAGATAAATCAAAGAAATATCTAATTATATGTTTAAGTGGTGGTAGAAGCGCTTGCGCTACTTATGCACTAAGGCAACTTGGTTTTGAAGCTTTTAATATAAGAGGTGGAATGTTGGAATGGCCTTATGAAACAATAGGTAGCTTTGACGATTTATGA
- the panD gene encoding aspartate 1-decarboxylase: protein MKRHILRAKIHRATVTGANLNYEGSISIDERLLEAGKFVVFEKVDIYNVNNGNRFSTYVIPGRPGEISLNGAAARLCMPGDIIIIASYAEVEEEELPHFRPYLVYVDDKNNILEVKRDMEHVFTF from the coding sequence TTGAAAAGGCATATTTTAAGAGCAAAGATACATAGAGCCACTGTTACAGGAGCCAACCTCAATTACGAAGGTTCAATATCTATAGATGAAAGGCTTTTAGAGGCTGGAAAGTTTGTAGTGTTTGAGAAAGTGGATATATACAACGTAAACAACGGAAATAGGTTTTCTACCTATGTGATACCAGGAAGGCCCGGTGAGATATCCCTAAACGGTGCAGCTGCAAGGTTATGTATGCCAGGTGATATTATAATCATAGCCTCTTATGCAGAAGTGGAAGAAGAAGAGCTACCTCATTTTAGACCTTACCTTGTATATGTAGACGATAAAAACAATATATTGGAAGTAAAAAGGGATATGGAGCATGTCTTTACCTTCTGA
- the ileS gene encoding isoleucine--tRNA ligase — translation MDYKDTINLPKTDFPMKANLSEKEPEILKRWEGLYEKLRAQRKGKQLFVLHDGPPYANGNIHIGHALNKILKDIICKVALIEGFDVDYKPGWDCHGLPIEQQVEKELKAKKINKESIPKDEFRRLCREYASKFVSIQKEEFLRLGVLGDWENPYLTMDPKYEAQEVREIGRCLQNGVLYKGNKPVYWCIYDKTAEAEAEVEYKEKKDISIYVRFELLKQSENVLRQKLDLPDKPISIVIWTTTPWTLPANLGVMASEDIEYVVVEEDNYLLLLEKQSQYVKNKEFIASLKGKELTGLEYQHPFIERTGKIYPSEFVEAGTGTGFVHMAPGHGMEDYIVGLRYGLEPFSPVDESGRFTEEAPEFIRGLNVFEANNVIIEHLKQTGFLLKEEEILHSYPHCWRCKNPVIYRATPQWFIGVDIKSQKLHNKSIREKAIEETYNVKWIPKTGQNRMLSMLQNRPDWCISRQRFWGVPITIFYCKRCGEPLLESHIFEYVAKIFEHSPYGADEWFKKDEKELLPPDTVCKKCGSKDFVKETDILDVWFDSGSSHASVLRPRGIEKADVYLEGSDQHRGWFQASLLESIASYGEAPFKSVVTHGFTVDEKGHKMSKSQGNVISPLEIIKEYGADILRLWVISEDYTEDIKLGKSILKRLAEDYKKIRNTLRYCLGNLYDFKYEFSIAPDKLHHFDRYMYAYASKVFEELFSFYKNYQYHRFYHRLMEFVSIDLSALYFDVLKDRLYMYKSGSFERLSAQTVLYFLLKNLTILLSPVLSFTAEETYSYMKSIENHLPESIFMNEYKASDFTDEELLKDYQKLLLLRKDVLKAIEMERKNDIIKHPYEARVVIKPNEEFYKLLEKYKDYLHSFFTVSQVEIAENDGEEGEYTKLRIKVEKAKGEKCPRCWLYVETMINGVCPRCSQNI, via the coding sequence ATGGATTACAAAGACACTATCAACTTGCCGAAAACAGACTTTCCAATGAAAGCAAATTTATCGGAAAAAGAGCCGGAGATTCTTAAAAGATGGGAAGGGTTGTATGAAAAATTAAGAGCACAAAGAAAGGGGAAACAACTTTTTGTATTGCACGATGGGCCACCTTATGCCAACGGCAACATCCATATAGGACACGCTTTAAACAAAATTTTAAAAGACATAATATGTAAGGTAGCTTTGATAGAAGGTTTTGATGTAGATTATAAGCCAGGATGGGATTGTCATGGCCTTCCAATAGAACAGCAAGTGGAAAAAGAGCTAAAAGCAAAAAAAATAAATAAAGAAAGCATACCAAAGGATGAGTTTAGAAGACTCTGTAGAGAGTACGCTTCTAAGTTTGTAAGTATTCAAAAAGAGGAATTTCTTAGATTAGGTGTGTTAGGTGATTGGGAAAATCCATACCTAACCATGGACCCTAAATACGAAGCTCAAGAGGTAAGGGAAATAGGAAGATGTCTTCAAAACGGTGTGCTTTACAAAGGAAACAAACCGGTTTATTGGTGTATATACGACAAAACCGCTGAAGCAGAAGCTGAAGTAGAATACAAAGAAAAAAAAGATATATCTATATACGTGAGGTTTGAGCTTTTAAAACAATCGGAAAATGTTTTAAGACAAAAGCTAGATTTACCAGATAAACCTATTTCAATAGTAATTTGGACAACTACTCCTTGGACACTTCCTGCAAACTTAGGTGTGATGGCTTCAGAAGATATAGAGTACGTGGTTGTTGAGGAAGATAACTATCTTCTTTTGTTGGAAAAGCAAAGTCAATATGTAAAAAATAAAGAGTTTATAGCTTCTTTAAAAGGTAAAGAGCTTACAGGATTAGAATATCAGCATCCTTTTATAGAAAGAACGGGCAAGATATATCCTTCTGAATTTGTGGAAGCTGGTACTGGTACAGGCTTTGTCCACATGGCACCTGGGCACGGTATGGAAGACTATATAGTGGGATTAAGATACGGCTTAGAGCCGTTTTCACCGGTGGATGAGTCTGGTAGATTTACAGAAGAAGCTCCTGAGTTTATAAGAGGTTTAAATGTATTTGAAGCAAACAACGTTATTATAGAGCACCTAAAACAAACAGGCTTTCTTTTAAAGGAAGAGGAGATTTTGCACTCTTATCCCCACTGTTGGCGTTGTAAAAACCCGGTAATATATAGAGCTACTCCTCAGTGGTTTATAGGTGTTGATATTAAAAGCCAAAAACTTCACAATAAGAGCATAAGAGAAAAAGCTATAGAAGAAACTTACAACGTAAAATGGATACCAAAGACTGGACAAAATCGTATGCTTTCTATGCTTCAAAATAGACCTGATTGGTGCATATCAAGACAAAGATTTTGGGGAGTACCTATAACGATATTTTATTGCAAGCGCTGTGGTGAACCTCTTTTAGAATCTCATATATTTGAGTATGTGGCAAAGATATTTGAACACTCACCTTACGGAGCCGACGAATGGTTTAAAAAAGACGAAAAAGAGCTTTTGCCACCAGATACAGTATGTAAAAAATGTGGTTCCAAAGACTTTGTAAAAGAAACGGATATTTTAGATGTATGGTTTGACTCTGGTTCTTCTCATGCTTCTGTATTAAGGCCAAGAGGCATAGAAAAAGCAGATGTTTACTTAGAGGGTTCAGATCAGCACAGAGGTTGGTTCCAAGCTTCTTTGTTGGAATCCATTGCTTCTTACGGAGAAGCCCCTTTTAAATCTGTAGTTACCCATGGGTTTACCGTAGATGAAAAAGGCCACAAAATGTCAAAATCCCAAGGAAACGTTATATCACCTCTTGAGATTATAAAAGAATACGGTGCAGATATATTAAGACTTTGGGTTATATCAGAGGACTATACTGAAGATATAAAACTTGGAAAATCTATATTAAAACGCCTAGCTGAAGATTATAAGAAAATAAGAAACACGTTGAGGTATTGTCTTGGAAATTTATACGACTTTAAGTATGAGTTTTCTATAGCACCAGATAAACTACATCACTTTGATAGATACATGTATGCTTACGCTTCAAAGGTTTTTGAAGAGCTTTTTAGCTTTTATAAAAATTATCAATATCATAGGTTTTACCATAGGTTGATGGAATTTGTCAGCATAGATTTGTCGGCTTTGTATTTTGATGTACTAAAAGATAGACTTTATATGTATAAAAGTGGTTCTTTTGAAAGGTTGTCAGCTCAAACGGTGCTTTATTTCTTACTTAAAAATCTTACAATTCTTCTTTCTCCGGTACTTAGTTTCACCGCTGAGGAGACTTATTCTTATATGAAAAGCATAGAAAACCATCTGCCAGAAAGTATATTTATGAATGAATACAAAGCTTCAGATTTTACCGATGAAGAGCTTTTAAAAGACTACCAAAAACTTTTACTTCTTAGAAAAGATGTATTAAAAGCTATAGAGATGGAGCGTAAAAATGATATTATAAAACATCCTTACGAAGCAAGGGTTGTTATAAAGCCAAATGAAGAGTTTTATAAGCTTTTAGAAAAATACAAAGACTATCTTCATTCGTTTTTTACCGTAAGCCAAGTGGAAATAGCAGAAAATGATGGCGAGGAGGGTGAGTATACAAAACTCCGTATTAAGGTAGAAAAAGCCAAAGGTGAAAAATGCCCAAGGTGTTGGCTTTATGTAGAAACTATGATAAATGGCGTATGTCCAAGATGTTCTCAAAATATTTAA
- a CDS encoding glycosyltransferase: MKGIFVRTPGLSYNAHYVERMAQKLNQFGIEIIFYDIDYNNIDAYVNFLQEQRPFFVMDVNGSALVYGESNGNRVSLCDAFGFLHISVFTEDPMLYYPALFNGRESRNFIQMITDMKHADFLRSIGYQNIYFLAPFVSEELLQRPITQEKEIKVLFPGPIVDPNIIVQESAKIFPEEVMPVFVEVGEFMRRNPEVDVIFAVEYMLPFFNYEIQEKFLKWRNESPEAYINFLVNVGLYNTARKRLFVISFLEGIDIKILGDSQVPLKEGQEVISAETQEDVLNIYANSMITFLSFPSIVPSGIGFTPIEVISQGSCAFIDYRASLPGFFIPDQEIVAYTPLDRLEIEEKLIFFLENEDQAMEIAKNGRSKVESSFTETQRAQFVADIIKQIYEQSIGSTLDNQQETTN, encoded by the coding sequence ATGAAAGGAATTTTTGTAAGAACACCTGGACTTAGCTACAACGCTCATTATGTGGAGCGCATGGCTCAAAAACTAAACCAATTTGGTATAGAGATTATATTTTATGATATTGATTATAACAATATAGATGCTTATGTAAACTTTTTACAAGAGCAAAGGCCATTTTTTGTAATGGATGTAAATGGTTCTGCTTTGGTTTACGGTGAATCCAACGGCAATAGAGTTTCTTTGTGTGATGCTTTTGGCTTTTTACATATAAGTGTTTTTACTGAAGATCCGATGCTATATTATCCTGCTCTTTTCAATGGAAGAGAGTCTAGAAACTTTATACAAATGATAACAGATATGAAACATGCTGATTTCTTAAGAAGTATAGGCTATCAAAATATATACTTTTTAGCTCCTTTTGTATCTGAAGAACTACTACAAAGACCGATAACCCAAGAAAAGGAAATAAAAGTTCTTTTCCCAGGCCCTATCGTGGATCCAAATATCATAGTACAAGAAAGCGCAAAAATCTTCCCAGAAGAGGTAATGCCAGTATTCGTAGAGGTTGGGGAGTTCATGCGAAGAAACCCAGAAGTAGATGTTATATTCGCTGTAGAATATATGCTTCCATTTTTTAACTACGAAATACAAGAAAAATTTTTAAAATGGAGGAACGAATCACCAGAAGCTTATATAAACTTTTTGGTAAACGTTGGACTTTACAATACAGCAAGAAAAAGACTCTTTGTAATAAGCTTTTTGGAAGGTATAGATATAAAGATTTTAGGAGATTCTCAAGTACCGTTAAAAGAAGGTCAAGAGGTAATAAGCGCCGAAACCCAAGAGGATGTCTTAAACATATACGCAAACTCCATGATAACGTTTCTTAGCTTTCCTTCGATAGTACCTTCTGGAATAGGCTTTACACCCATTGAAGTCATATCTCAAGGTTCTTGTGCTTTTATAGATTACAGAGCATCCCTACCGGGATTTTTTATACCAGACCAAGAGATAGTGGCTTATACCCCTCTTGATAGGCTTGAAATAGAAGAAAAACTAATATTTTTCTTAGAAAACGAAGACCAAGCTATGGAGATTGCAAAAAATGGCCGCTCTAAAGTAGAGTCAAGCTTTACAGAAACCCAAAGAGCTCAGTTTGTAGCAGATATAATAAAGCAAATTTACGAGCAATCAATTGGTAGCACTTTGGACAACCAACAAGAGACTACAAACTAA